A window of the bacterium genome harbors these coding sequences:
- a CDS encoding M24 family metallopeptidase, giving the protein MKSRRPAVLLFGLILTALCADAMRLHAQAELPALGSLREQARLQQEWLKLRLENVLPPLLRRHGVEMWLVICREYNEDPVFFSLVSPTTFAARRRTIYVFHDRGEKLGVERLALGGSSQGGLYTVYRDPEVEQRELWGNAQWALLRKLIEERQPATLGINVSATHAFADGLSASEREALEQTLGDKWRSRLVRAELLPLDYLALRLPEMLPTYCKLMQIAHALIARGFSREVITPGRTSSEDVVWWLRQQVNALGLSTWFHPSVTVQRRGRARESLLAEHEGVVIEAGDVLHVDFGLTALGLHTDTQHMGYVLRPGEREPPAGIKRALQNANRLQDLLLERMQPGQSGNEILAKALAAMKAAGLEGSIYTHPIGDHGHGAGPLVGLWDRQEGVPGRGDVVLLPDTWHAIELSVSTPVAEWDGQVLWVGMEEEAAIDQAGKISWVLPRQTEYHVVR; this is encoded by the coding sequence ATGAAATCGCGCCGGCCTGCCGTGCTGCTTTTTGGTTTGATATTGACGGCGCTGTGCGCCGACGCAATGAGGCTGCACGCGCAAGCAGAGCTGCCGGCGCTCGGCTCCTTGCGCGAGCAGGCCCGCCTGCAACAAGAATGGCTCAAACTCCGCCTGGAAAACGTGCTGCCGCCGTTGCTGCGGCGGCACGGCGTCGAAATGTGGCTGGTCATCTGCCGCGAGTACAATGAAGACCCGGTCTTTTTCTCGCTGGTATCACCCACCACGTTTGCCGCGCGGCGCCGCACCATCTACGTTTTCCATGACCGTGGTGAGAAACTGGGGGTCGAGCGGCTGGCGTTGGGCGGCAGCTCGCAGGGCGGCCTGTACACGGTGTATCGCGATCCGGAGGTGGAACAGCGCGAACTGTGGGGAAACGCACAATGGGCTTTGCTGCGCAAGTTGATCGAAGAGCGCCAGCCTGCCACCCTCGGCATCAACGTCTCCGCCACGCATGCCTTTGCCGATGGCTTGTCAGCGAGTGAAAGAGAGGCGCTCGAGCAAACGCTTGGTGACAAATGGCGCAGCCGTCTCGTGCGCGCCGAGTTGCTGCCGCTGGATTATCTCGCGCTGCGGCTTCCCGAGATGCTGCCCACCTATTGCAAGCTGATGCAAATCGCGCACGCTTTGATTGCACGCGGCTTTTCGCGGGAAGTGATCACCCCGGGGCGAACCAGCAGCGAAGACGTCGTGTGGTGGCTGCGCCAGCAGGTCAATGCTCTCGGTCTGTCGACCTGGTTTCATCCTTCCGTCACGGTGCAGCGCCGCGGCCGCGCGCGTGAGAGCTTGCTGGCCGAGCACGAAGGCGTGGTGATCGAGGCCGGCGACGTGCTGCATGTCGATTTCGGACTCACAGCACTGGGATTACACACCGATACGCAACACATGGGCTATGTGCTGCGGCCCGGCGAACGGGAACCGCCGGCAGGGATTAAACGCGCGCTACAGAATGCCAATCGCCTGCAGGATCTGCTGCTGGAACGCATGCAGCCGGGCCAGAGCGGCAACGAGATTCTGGCGAAGGCCCTGGCTGCCATGAAAGCCGCAGGGCTGGAGGGCAGCATCTACACGCATCCCATCGGTGACCACGGCCACGGCGCCGGTCCGCTGGTGGGATTGTGGGATCGCCAGGAGGGTGTGCCGGGCCGCGGCGACGTGGTCTTGCTGCCGGACACCTGGCATGCGATCGAATTGTCGGTGTCCACGCCGGTGGCGGAATGGGACGGGCAGGTGCTTTGGGTCGGCATGGAGGAGGAGGCAGCGATCGACCAGGCCGGCAAAATCTCATGGGTATTGCCGCGGCAGACGGAGTATCATGTGGTGAGGTAG
- a CDS encoding MerR family transcriptional regulator, whose protein sequence is MSARKAKKTHYSIREVSRITSLQAYVLRYWETEFPELRPRKNRTGSRAYCLDDIKLIFLIKKLLYREKYTIAGARQRLKAMRQTSPQLSLSFDDLRSEDAIFEIKKELENLLKLLPPKPAAATGGGAASATTPAATGRDLPSPASPSPSEHIPD, encoded by the coding sequence ATGAGCGCACGCAAGGCAAAAAAGACCCACTACTCCATCCGCGAAGTGAGCCGCATCACCTCGCTGCAGGCCTACGTCCTGCGCTATTGGGAGACGGAATTTCCCGAGTTGCGTCCCAGGAAGAATCGCACCGGCAGCCGGGCTTATTGCCTGGACGACATCAAGCTCATCTTCCTCATCAAAAAATTGCTCTACCGCGAGAAATACACCATCGCCGGCGCGCGGCAACGCTTGAAAGCCATGCGGCAAACCAGCCCGCAGTTGTCACTCTCCTTCGACGACCTGCGTAGTGAAGATGCAATCTTCGAAATCAAAAAAGAGCTGGAGAACCTGCTGAAACTGCTGCCGCCCAAGCCCGCGGCCGCAACCGGTGGGGGCGCGGCATCCGCCACCACGCCGGCAGCCACCGGCCGTGATCTGCCCTCACCAGCATCGCCATCACCATCCGAACACATACCGGATTGA
- a CDS encoding GMP synthase, with amino-acid sequence MPTSTIARKTHRRPAAPRPPATVAPIRVAILDLYDNLPNEGMRCIKELLAESDGKYWAQPVAFEVFATRYKAEICSLDFDIFVSTGGPGSPFDGDGKVWERRYFKWWEAVWRHNQRATRAQARKYVFAICHSFQMMCRFFKLAEVTKRGSKSFGIMPIHKTPAGERERLYAGLENPFYAADFRDWQVVEPNTQTLQALGAEILSLEKIRPHIPLERSITAIRVSPEIIGVQFHPEADPRSMLVHAVKPERKQDIIAKHGEKKYAELMRRLQDPDCLAATRRAIIPGFLQEAIAKLRPEFSGQSLN; translated from the coding sequence ATGCCAACCTCAACCATCGCAAGAAAAACTCATCGCCGGCCCGCCGCGCCACGGCCGCCGGCCACCGTCGCGCCCATTCGCGTCGCCATACTCGATCTTTACGACAACCTGCCCAACGAGGGCATGCGCTGCATCAAAGAACTGCTTGCGGAGAGTGACGGCAAATACTGGGCGCAGCCGGTTGCCTTCGAGGTCTTTGCAACGCGCTACAAGGCGGAGATTTGTTCGCTGGATTTCGATATCTTTGTCTCCACCGGTGGGCCGGGCAGCCCGTTTGACGGCGACGGCAAGGTGTGGGAACGCCGCTATTTCAAATGGTGGGAGGCGGTTTGGCGGCACAATCAGCGGGCAACACGCGCGCAGGCCCGCAAGTATGTCTTTGCCATCTGCCATTCTTTTCAAATGATGTGTCGTTTCTTCAAGCTGGCTGAAGTCACCAAACGGGGCTCGAAATCGTTCGGCATCATGCCGATTCACAAAACGCCTGCCGGCGAGCGCGAGCGTCTCTACGCCGGCCTGGAGAATCCGTTCTACGCCGCGGATTTCCGCGATTGGCAGGTGGTCGAGCCCAACACCCAGACCCTGCAAGCCCTGGGCGCGGAGATTCTCTCGCTCGAAAAGATCCGGCCGCATATTCCGCTGGAGCGCTCGATCACCGCCATCCGCGTCTCTCCGGAAATCATCGGCGTGCAGTTTCATCCGGAGGCTGACCCGCGCAGCATGCTGGTGCATGCCGTCAAGCCGGAGCGCAAGCAGGACATCATCGCCAAGCATGGCGAAAAAAAATACGCCGAGTTGATGCGCCGGCTGCAGGATCCGGATTGCCTCGCCGCCACGCGCCGGGCCATCATCCCCGGGTTTTTGCAGGAGGCCATCGCCAAACTGCGGCCCGAGTTTTCCGGCCAGTCATTGAACTAG
- a CDS encoding sigma-70 family RNA polymerase sigma factor, whose amino-acid sequence MPGENNDKQKPAGGSRGGQENHDWASILSEAKSGDSAALDKLCGFVRECAHEFVRRDRMPSRVTAEDFAQEVATAFLSQVHNIRYLPGWLGAVCASCRAAFMRKRYREAVDSIEAMLEKPGTEVPDSLQAEPESSRIEARLEVELLIQRLQPEQRVVLAMRLLDGMEYDEIARQLNKSVDTVRLLYFRAKKNLVSLMNPKHGEDRHHGLDAHRAQKR is encoded by the coding sequence ATGCCCGGCGAAAACAACGATAAGCAGAAGCCGGCCGGCGGTAGCAGGGGAGGGCAGGAAAATCACGACTGGGCGTCAATCTTAAGCGAGGCCAAATCCGGCGATTCTGCAGCGCTTGACAAACTGTGCGGGTTCGTGCGCGAGTGTGCTCACGAATTCGTGCGGCGCGACCGTATGCCGTCCAGAGTCACGGCCGAGGATTTCGCGCAAGAGGTGGCGACCGCCTTCCTGAGCCAGGTGCACAACATACGGTATCTTCCCGGGTGGCTGGGGGCCGTTTGCGCGAGTTGCCGAGCGGCGTTCATGCGAAAGCGTTATCGCGAGGCCGTCGATTCGATCGAGGCCATGCTCGAAAAGCCCGGAACAGAAGTACCGGATTCTCTGCAGGCGGAGCCGGAGTCTTCACGCATCGAAGCCAGATTGGAGGTCGAATTGCTTATCCAGCGTCTGCAGCCGGAACAGCGCGTGGTGCTTGCCATGCGCCTGCTGGATGGCATGGAATATGATGAAATCGCGCGGCAGTTGAACAAATCCGTCGACACCGTTCGTTTGCTCTACTTTCGCGCAAAAAAAAATTTGGTTAGCCTG